From Meles meles chromosome 5, mMelMel3.1 paternal haplotype, whole genome shotgun sequence, one genomic window encodes:
- the ZNF451 gene encoding E3 SUMO-protein ligase ZNF451 isoform X9, translated as MGDPGSEMIESVPPAGPEAPEATTDENEDDIQFVSEGPLRPVLEYIDLVSSDDEEPSTSHSDRMPESKVPSSENHRPEMCSSCSVPLPIGDSSSSSGSCTSSPQRIVSQPSSVENPLENQKNDQNNSDIKISETETLKPSQNFQTLPSSPVLVPQESLASSEVKEDLPIESSPASQHGQDAILYLQTQVAEMSRVIRDLQSRSCFRFHHSRPSENSSVPWDISTSKDENLSTVDEETDCKSPSADDKGQPTDPSQSSFTGLLKRMEQRGVIKRVTLQSEAESCEGKPDCVTSKKRLVPPLHPLLRIATTEVFKDPADCHPSSFMGHRVYPVAKDTSPFQPNPPAEGPIVEALEHSKRGSTTSPLDSTSKEMEVMGCRFYHAASIAARAASYMAYMTQYQRKLWEDMEDLVHDPEFDRGKARCIISDGMDAGLWQLCTTRDIMDSVVRVMAMAIDYRRQAWLRLTSLTKKTQEKISHLPFDGTSLFGQDVNAVVAEENSIKENDYRDHNKYYNQHRYFYSHDQKAHYHNRGYSKGDWYKPRNHPYRYRKKGESPERHGYKN; from the exons GAAGGACCATTAAGACCTGTTCTTGAATACATTGATCTGGTCAGCAGTGATGATGAAGAGCCTAGCACCTCTCATAGTGAT AGAATGCCTGAGTCTAAGGTGCCATCCTCTGAGAATCATCGCCCAGAAATGTGCTCTAGCTGCAGTGTTCCTCTTCCCATTGGAGACAGCAGCTCCTCCTCTGGGAGTTGCACCAGCAGTCCACAAAGGATAGTTTCTCAACCTTCTTCTGTTGAGAACCCATTGGAGAACcagaaaaatgatcaaaataattCAGATATTAAGATCTCTGAGACAGAGACACTTAAACCATCACAAAATTTTCAGACTCTGCCTTCATCTCCAGTTCTGGTCCCCCAAGAATCTTTGGCCTCTTCAGAGGTCAAGGAGGATTTACCTATAGAGTCTTCTCCAGCTTCACAGCATGGACAGGATGCCATCCTTTATCTTCAGACACAAGTGGCTGAGATGTCCCGAGTGATACGTGATCTGCAGTCTAGGAGCTGTTTTAGATTTCATCATTCTAGGCCAAGTGAAAACTCCTCAGTGCCATGGGACATCTCCACCTCTAAGGATGAAAATTTATCCACAGTTGATGAAGAAACTGACTGCAAATCCCCCTCAGCTGATGACAAAGGACAGCCAACTGACCCCAGTCAGTCTAGTTTCACAGGTCTTTTGAAAAGAATGGAACAGAGAGGTGTTATAAAGAGAGTGACATTACAATCTGAAGCAGAATCATGTGAAGGGAAACCTGATTGTGTGACCTCTAAGAAACGTTTGGTTCCTCCATTGCATCCTCTTCTGAGAATTGCCACCACTGAGGTTTTTAAAGACCCTGCTGATTGCCATCCTTCTTCCTTCATGGGGCACAGGGTATATCCTGTAGCGAAGGATACCTCTCCTTTCCAACCAAATCCACCAGCTGAGGGCCCTATTGTAGAAGCATTAGAGCACAGCAAAAGAGGAAGCACAACATCTCCTCTAGATTCTACCTCAAAAGAAATGGAGGTCATGGGTTGTAGATTCTACCATGCTGCTTCCATTGCAGCCCGAGCTGCTAGCTATATGGCGTATATGACTCAATATCAGCGTAAACTCTGGGAAGATATGGAGGATCTGGTTCATGACCCAGAGTTTGATCGTGGAAAAGCAAGATGTATAATATCTGACGGTATGGATGCCGGACTTTGGCAGCTTTGTACTACTAGAGACATAATGGATTCTGTAGTTAGAGTTATGGCAATGGCAATAGACTACAGAAGACAAGCCTGGCTCCGACTTACATCTCTCACTAAGAAAACCCAGGAGAAGATCTCACACTTGCCCTTTGATGGTACTTCCCTATTTGGACAAGACGTGAATGCTGTTGTTGCAGAAGAAAACAGTATTAAAGAAAATGACTATAGAGACCACAACAAATACTATAACCAGCATCGATACTTTTATAGTCatgatcagaaagcacattatcACAATAGAGGATATTCCAAAGGAGATTGGTACAAACCTCGCAACCATCcttatagatacagaaaaaagggAGAATCTCCAGAACGCCACGGGTACAAGAATTAA